One Tripterygium wilfordii isolate XIE 37 chromosome 10, ASM1340144v1, whole genome shotgun sequence DNA segment encodes these proteins:
- the LOC120007438 gene encoding cytochrome P450 CYP749A22-like, which yields MIPQQSLAILLSSSLLLYLVFNLIKFLHKVWWTPFRIQSLMASQGIKGPPYKFFYGNTKAIIGMSCESISKPMDYLSHDIFSYVLPHQSSWFNKYGMNFLFWLGPQASLVVSELELFKEILNDKDKTYPKPDTQAYVKRLIGDGLVVTSNGEKWAKMRKLANYAFHAESLKNMIPAMVSSVEMMIERWRNQEGKEIEVFEEFRLLTSEVISRTAFGSSYTEGKKIFDMLRKLTVIMSRNGLKVPLPVISKIYKSRDEVEADKLEKGIRESVSEIIKKREEKVRTGKTKDFGSDFLGVLVEAYHEEDQFKKISLEELIDECKTFYVAGQETTNSLLAWIIMILAIHTDWQEEARKEVLMIFGQENPSYHGITRLKMMSMIINETLRLYPPALGVVRKTSREARLGNLTLPAGIHLLVPILALHHDSSIWGEDAHLFKPERFSEGVAKATNNNINAYIPFGTGPRICVGFDFVITEAKIALSMILQSYNFTLSPAYVHSPHLVFTLRPQHGVQVILHSLKSED from the exons ATGATTCCACAACAAAGCCTAGCAATCCTTCTTTCAAGCTCTCTTTTATTGTACCTTGTCTTCAATTTGATCAAGTTTCTGCACAAAGTATGGTGGACTCCATTCCGGATACAGTCTCTCATGGCTTCCCAGGGAATTAAAGGTCCTCCATACAAGTTCTTCTATGGAAACACGAAGGCCATAATCGGCATGAGTTGCGAATCGATATCGAAACCCATGGATTATCTCTCACATGATATATTCTCTTATGTCCTGCCTCATCAATCCTCATGGTTCAACAAATATG GGATGAATTTTCTATTTTGGTTAGGTCCTCAAGCCTCCCTGGTAGTTTCGGAATTGGAGCTGTTCAAAGAGATACTGAACGATAAAGATAAAACTTACCCAAAACCAGACACCCAAGCATATGTGAAAAGGCTGATAGGAGATGGCCTTGTTGTGACATCCAATGGCGAAAAATGGGCTAAGATGAGGAAGCTCGCAAACTACGCTTTCCATGCAGAGAGTTTAAAA AATATGATACCAGCTATGGTTTCTAGTGTTGAAATGATGATCGAGAGGTGGAGAAATCAAGAAGGCAAAGAAATAGAGGTGTTCGAAGAATTTAGGCTATTGACATCTGAAGTAATTTCCAGGACGGCTTTTGGAAGCAGTTACACAGAAGggaagaaaatttttgacatGTTAAGGAAGCTGACAGTGATAATGTCCAGAAATGGTCTTAAAGTTCCACTTCCTGTCATCAG TAAGATTTATAAAAGTAGAGATGAGGTAGAAGCAGACAAGCTTGAAAAGGGAATAAGAGAATCTGTTTCAGAGATaattaagaaaagagaagagaaggtgaGGACAGGAAAAACAAAAGACTTTGGGAGTGATTTTCTTGGAGTATTGGTCGAGGCATATCATGAGGAAGACCAATTCAAGAAAATTTCTCTTGAAGAGTTGATTGATGAGTGCAAGACATTTTATGTTGCTGGACAAGAAACCACAAACTCATTACTTGCTTGGATTATCATGATCTTAGCCATCCACACAGACTGGCAAGAGGAAGCAAGAAAGGAGGTGCTCATGATTTTTGGCCAGGAAAATCCAAGTTATCATGGCATCACAAGACTAAAGATG ATGAGTATGATCATCAATGAAACACTAAGACTATATCCTCCTGCTTTGGGGGTAGTTAGAAAAACCAGTAGAGAAGCTCGACTTGGGAACCTCACTCTGCCTGCTGGTATACATTTACTTGTCCCAATTCTAGCACTTCACCATGACTCTAGTATATGGGGAGAAGATGCTCATTTGTTCAAACCAGAGAGATTCTCAGAAGGGGTGGCTAAAGCAACAAACAATAACATTAATGCATATATTCCCTTTGGCACAGGCCCGCGAATTTGTGTAGGCTTTGATTTTGTCATCACTGAAGCAAAAATTGCTCTTTCAATGATATTACAATCTTACAACTTCACTCTCTCCCCGGCTTATGTCCATTCGCCTCATCTGGTTTTTACACTTCGTCCGCAGCATGGAGTTCAGGTGATTCTTCACTCCTTGAAAAGCGAAGATTGA